A genomic segment from Lignipirellula cremea encodes:
- a CDS encoding bifunctional serine/threonine-protein kinase/formylglycine-generating enzyme family protein, with amino-acid sequence MTQVTQPFMEQVLASGLIGKGELQAVVNDLQKKGLDPQSRLAQELVRRQLLTPFQVKQIAAGKGKSLLLGNYAVLDLLGQGGMGMVLKAEHQRMKRVVALKILSPSLVKNPAMLKRFQREMEAAAKLEHPNIVTAHDADTSGTTHFLVMQYVEGVDLSSLVKQRGPLTVSQAALCLLQAARGLEYAHKQGVVHRDIKPGNLLLDKEGRLKILDMGLALLDSTEADEQLTGTGQIMGTVNFMAPEQARDTSQVDRRADIYALGATLWYLLTGKPMYGGDSTVQKLMAHQEQAIPSLRAACPAVSPALEAVFRKMVAKRPEDRQQSMTEVVADLQRCQAVSSAATAATQSTGLDSPDLPLLERQGLALLLGKAPLEARGDETDPLAMETVAPAYAPRVALGDATFLKKIGEFGMFTWMIITIASLFVIGIVSAGVVLRVKTSVGTVVLEIANPDAIGADVTVDGEQKITINRRGEVPIEIEVDNATHQLRVSKGGFQTFTKEFTASKNKETVIRVHLEPLGQPVPPVSIAPPATPGPMPPVAQVPPVVRPVVPAAIPAAPVVPIQAPVVPAKWDGWPADGPPPAIVPFDEAQAKAHQKAWADYYGVPTEQMISLPDGQTLKMIFIPPGQFVMGANVQGEMQSDPVDVTLSSPFWMAETEATQSQWMVITSNEAWQSSTPDSVSPEHPAFNASFRDAREFCSELTRLEREAGRLPAGWRFDLPTEAQWEYACRAGSQGLYGYGDDPGLAAEYGWFTENSPTGGRPHIHPVRQKKPNAWGLFDMHGNVSEWCRDAMGTLLGGREPFVDSPQEKASERMSRGGNALSKGEIDRAAAREAVNIGRGSGFTGVRPVLVRDENPIVDPQGGREWAADAPSPAVFPFDAPGAAAHQQAWADFLKVPVEKKVSLPGGQTLTMVLIPPGDFEMGCTPAGRRLFPDQHLAGVLLAPQHHVWLTKPFYLSKYEVTAEQWQAVTGKAPPLSQGPQTPADGVTWSESVAFLEQLNQSAAQPGMQFTLPSEAQWEFACRAGTTTNWSFGDDPAQLSKYGYVADKAGMVSNKAEPVGQRLPNAFGLHDMYGNVMEWCLDEVYYDLYALRPLNDPVGEASVKSSNPSYIAKGGNCRFEAYRSQSGAKSNVRDTSIGLFGCGFRAALVIEVK; translated from the coding sequence GTGACGCAAGTGACTCAGCCGTTTATGGAGCAGGTGCTGGCCAGCGGTTTAATCGGCAAGGGCGAACTGCAGGCCGTGGTGAACGATCTCCAGAAAAAAGGGCTCGACCCCCAGTCGAGGTTGGCGCAGGAACTGGTCCGGCGCCAGTTGCTGACTCCGTTCCAGGTGAAGCAGATTGCGGCCGGCAAGGGGAAGTCTTTGCTGCTCGGCAATTATGCGGTCCTTGATCTGCTGGGCCAGGGCGGCATGGGGATGGTGCTCAAGGCCGAGCATCAGCGGATGAAGCGGGTGGTGGCGCTAAAAATCCTCTCGCCCAGTCTGGTCAAAAATCCGGCCATGCTCAAACGCTTCCAGCGCGAAATGGAGGCGGCCGCCAAACTGGAACACCCCAACATTGTCACCGCGCACGACGCCGATACCTCGGGCACGACGCACTTCCTGGTGATGCAGTACGTGGAAGGGGTCGACCTGTCGTCGCTGGTAAAGCAGCGCGGACCGCTGACCGTGTCGCAGGCGGCGCTCTGCCTGCTGCAGGCGGCCCGAGGCCTGGAATACGCACACAAACAGGGGGTCGTGCATCGCGATATCAAGCCCGGCAATTTGCTGCTGGACAAGGAGGGTCGGCTCAAGATCCTCGATATGGGACTGGCGCTGTTGGATTCGACGGAAGCCGACGAGCAGTTGACCGGCACGGGTCAAATCATGGGCACCGTCAATTTCATGGCCCCGGAGCAGGCGCGGGACACCAGCCAGGTCGACCGTCGGGCTGATATTTACGCCCTGGGCGCCACGCTCTGGTACCTGCTGACCGGCAAGCCGATGTACGGCGGCGACTCGACCGTCCAGAAATTGATGGCCCATCAGGAGCAGGCGATTCCCTCGTTGCGGGCCGCTTGTCCCGCGGTGTCGCCAGCGCTGGAAGCCGTGTTCCGCAAGATGGTGGCAAAGCGGCCGGAAGATCGCCAGCAAAGCATGACAGAGGTGGTCGCCGATCTGCAACGCTGCCAGGCCGTCTCCTCGGCGGCAACCGCGGCGACCCAGAGCACCGGCCTGGACTCGCCCGACCTGCCCTTGCTGGAACGCCAGGGGCTGGCCCTGCTGCTGGGCAAGGCGCCGCTAGAGGCCCGCGGTGACGAGACCGACCCGCTGGCGATGGAAACGGTCGCCCCTGCCTATGCTCCGCGTGTGGCGCTGGGCGACGCTACCTTTTTGAAGAAGATCGGCGAGTTCGGAATGTTCACCTGGATGATCATTACGATCGCCAGCCTGTTCGTGATCGGGATCGTATCGGCCGGCGTCGTGCTGCGGGTGAAAACGTCTGTCGGCACGGTCGTGCTGGAAATAGCTAACCCCGACGCGATCGGGGCCGACGTGACGGTCGACGGCGAGCAAAAAATCACGATCAACCGCCGTGGGGAAGTGCCGATCGAAATCGAAGTCGACAACGCTACTCATCAACTGCGCGTCAGCAAAGGCGGCTTTCAAACCTTCACCAAAGAATTCACGGCGAGCAAGAATAAAGAGACCGTGATCCGCGTGCATCTGGAACCGCTGGGCCAGCCCGTTCCGCCCGTTTCGATCGCGCCGCCCGCTACGCCGGGTCCCATGCCGCCGGTCGCCCAGGTTCCGCCGGTGGTTCGGCCCGTCGTTCCTGCGGCCATTCCCGCCGCGCCGGTGGTTCCGATTCAAGCTCCTGTCGTTCCGGCAAAATGGGATGGCTGGCCGGCTGACGGACCGCCGCCGGCGATTGTCCCCTTCGACGAAGCACAAGCGAAAGCCCATCAGAAAGCCTGGGCCGACTACTACGGCGTGCCGACGGAGCAAATGATCAGCCTGCCCGATGGGCAAACACTGAAGATGATTTTCATTCCGCCCGGCCAGTTTGTGATGGGCGCGAATGTGCAAGGGGAAATGCAGAGCGACCCCGTCGATGTCACTTTGAGTTCGCCCTTCTGGATGGCCGAGACGGAAGCGACCCAGTCGCAATGGATGGTCATAACCAGCAACGAGGCCTGGCAAAGCTCGACGCCGGACAGCGTCAGCCCCGAACATCCGGCCTTTAATGCCTCCTTTCGCGATGCTCGCGAATTCTGCTCCGAGTTGACCCGTCTGGAGCGCGAGGCCGGTCGTTTGCCGGCGGGCTGGCGGTTCGATCTGCCGACCGAAGCGCAATGGGAATATGCCTGTCGGGCCGGCAGCCAGGGACTCTATGGTTATGGCGATGATCCGGGGTTGGCGGCGGAATACGGCTGGTTCACGGAGAATTCCCCGACCGGAGGCCGACCCCATATTCACCCGGTTCGACAAAAGAAACCAAATGCCTGGGGCCTGTTCGACATGCATGGAAATGTCTCGGAGTGGTGCCGCGACGCCATGGGAACGTTGCTGGGCGGACGCGAACCGTTTGTCGACTCTCCCCAGGAAAAGGCGAGCGAACGGATGAGTCGCGGCGGAAATGCCTTGTCCAAGGGGGAGATTGACAGGGCCGCCGCCCGCGAGGCAGTAAACATCGGCAGGGGGTCGGGGTTCACGGGCGTGCGCCCGGTCCTGGTGCGCGACGAGAACCCGATTGTTGATCCCCAGGGCGGTCGCGAATGGGCCGCCGACGCCCCTTCCCCGGCGGTCTTCCCTTTTGACGCCCCCGGAGCGGCCGCGCATCAACAAGCCTGGGCCGATTTTCTCAAGGTTCCCGTGGAGAAGAAAGTTTCGTTACCGGGCGGCCAGACTCTCACCATGGTGCTGATCCCGCCGGGCGACTTTGAAATGGGCTGCACGCCCGCGGGCCGGCGCTTGTTCCCCGACCAGCACCTGGCGGGCGTCCTGCTTGCGCCGCAACATCATGTCTGGCTCACGAAGCCTTTCTACTTGTCAAAATACGAAGTGACCGCAGAACAGTGGCAGGCAGTGACCGGAAAGGCGCCGCCCCTGTCGCAGGGGCCGCAAACCCCGGCGGACGGGGTTACATGGAGTGAATCGGTCGCTTTTCTCGAGCAATTGAACCAGTCGGCCGCGCAGCCAGGAATGCAATTCACACTGCCGTCTGAAGCACAGTGGGAGTTCGCTTGCCGCGCCGGAACGACGACCAACTGGAGTTTTGGAGACGATCCCGCGCAACTCTCCAAATATGGCTACGTGGCCGACAAGGCCGGTATGGTTTCAAATAAAGCAGAGCCCGTCGGGCAGCGGCTGCCCAATGCTTTCGGGTTGCACGATATGTATGGCAACGTCATGGAATGGTGCCTGGATGAAGTGTATTACGATTTGTACGCGCTGCGTCCCCTCAATGACCCGGTCGGAGAGGCGTCCGTAAAGAGTAGTAACCCGAGCTACATCGCCAAAGGCGGAAACTGCAGGTTTGAGGCGTACAGGTCGCAGTCGGGCGCCAAGAGTAACGTACGGGATACTAGCATCGGACTCTTTGGTTGCGGCTTTCGTGCGGCCCTGGTGATCGAAGTGAAATGA
- a CDS encoding leucine-rich repeat domain-containing protein, which produces MLDRPAAIRICFHWLYGACLGLLLLGATAAAQEAVTEAANPAADDDKLQARLHAALAAANPDYQNGGKFVVREGRLTAIHLLQQPGLVDLSPLKKFDLSAVTSVSLYRATNVSDLSPLKGCPLTTLNLERCGKIQDLSPLKGMPLTWFRMYACPGVGDLSPLKGMPLEHLDIGLNDQIDDLSPLARMPLHDLRLDSCPQVTDIGVLRGMPLDFLSLFACPAIQDYSPLAELPLETLYFTPSLLSPAEIQQVEAIATLKKIGTSWDDYKKELAPAAFWQAYRQGKFRTPASK; this is translated from the coding sequence ATGCTTGACCGGCCCGCTGCTATTCGCATCTGTTTCCATTGGCTCTACGGCGCCTGTCTGGGATTGCTCCTGCTGGGAGCGACGGCCGCGGCGCAGGAAGCAGTGACAGAAGCCGCCAACCCGGCAGCCGACGACGACAAGCTGCAGGCCAGACTGCATGCGGCCCTGGCCGCGGCGAATCCTGACTACCAGAACGGCGGGAAGTTTGTCGTCCGCGAAGGACGGCTGACGGCCATCCATCTGCTGCAGCAGCCGGGCCTGGTCGACTTGTCGCCGTTGAAAAAATTCGACCTGTCCGCCGTCACCAGCGTATCGCTTTACCGGGCGACCAATGTGAGCGATCTTTCGCCCCTCAAGGGCTGTCCGCTGACGACCCTGAACCTGGAACGCTGCGGCAAGATCCAGGACTTGTCCCCGCTCAAGGGGATGCCGCTCACCTGGTTCCGCATGTACGCCTGCCCGGGCGTCGGCGATCTGAGCCCGCTGAAAGGGATGCCGCTGGAGCACCTGGATATCGGCCTCAATGATCAGATCGACGACCTGTCGCCTTTGGCCCGGATGCCGCTGCACGACCTGCGTCTGGACAGCTGTCCCCAGGTGACCGACATCGGGGTACTCCGCGGCATGCCGCTGGATTTTCTCAGCCTGTTCGCCTGCCCGGCCATCCAAGACTATTCGCCGCTGGCTGAGCTGCCGCTGGAAACGCTGTACTTTACCCCCAGCCTGTTATCGCCGGCCGAGATCCAGCAGGTCGAGGCGATCGCCACGCTCAAGAAAATCGGAACCAGCTGGGACGACTACAAGAAAGAGCTCGCCCCCGCCGCCTTCTGGCAGGCATACCGCCAAGGCAAATTCCGTACGCCCGCCAGCAAATAA
- a CDS encoding TVP38/TMEM64 family protein: MQTDNPPGEAAAEESDGVARPGGGWLLKGAVLAGLLLAIAGLTYFFGDALSLQNLAARETELRQFQASHPVLVYGIAFLIYVSVTGLSLPGAAGLTLLFSWYFGFPRSLVLISFASTTGATLAFLLSRYLFRDTLQRRFGDRLAAFNRSLEREGAFYLFSLRLIPVVPFFIINAVMGLTPMRPRTFWWVSQLGMLPGTAVYVYAGSSVPNLSTLAERGVGGVLSPQLLLAFVLLGVFPLAVKKIMQRFRPAVGLPVADEETSVESATRQLDPRNGPPC, translated from the coding sequence ATGCAGACCGACAACCCACCCGGAGAAGCTGCCGCAGAGGAGTCCGATGGGGTCGCTCGTCCCGGCGGCGGCTGGCTGCTCAAAGGGGCCGTGCTGGCGGGCTTGCTGCTGGCCATTGCTGGATTGACGTATTTCTTTGGCGATGCGTTGTCACTGCAGAACCTGGCGGCGCGGGAGACGGAGCTGCGGCAATTCCAGGCGTCGCACCCGGTGCTGGTGTATGGGATCGCCTTCCTGATTTATGTGAGCGTGACGGGGCTTTCCCTGCCGGGGGCCGCTGGTTTGACGCTGCTGTTCAGCTGGTACTTTGGTTTCCCGCGATCGCTGGTGCTGATCAGCTTTGCCTCGACGACCGGCGCCACGCTGGCATTTCTGCTGAGCCGGTATCTGTTTCGCGATACGCTGCAGCGGCGTTTTGGCGATCGGCTGGCGGCTTTCAATCGCTCGCTGGAACGGGAGGGCGCCTTTTACCTGTTCTCGCTGCGGCTGATTCCGGTCGTCCCTTTTTTTATCATCAATGCGGTGATGGGACTCACGCCGATGCGGCCGCGAACCTTCTGGTGGGTGAGCCAGCTGGGCATGCTGCCGGGCACGGCCGTCTATGTTTACGCCGGCTCGAGCGTGCCGAATCTCAGCACGCTGGCAGAACGGGGCGTCGGCGGCGTGTTATCGCCGCAGCTGCTGCTGGCCTTTGTGCTGCTGGGCGTCTTTCCGCTGGCGGTCAAAAAAATCATGCAGCGTTTCCGACCGGCTGTGGGGCTGCCTGTCGCCGACGAGGAAACGTCTGTTGAATCTGCTACCAGGCAACTCGATCCCAGGAACGGCCCGCCATGTTGA
- a CDS encoding co-chaperone GroES, with translation MRVEPIGDKVVIKRMEPELKTSGGIFLPDSAQGKPQEGRVLSVGDGRALPDGGRSKPQVREGDRVIFARYGGSEVIVDNEELLILSEDEILAVLE, from the coding sequence ATGAGAGTTGAGCCGATCGGCGACAAAGTGGTAATCAAGCGGATGGAGCCCGAGCTGAAAACCTCCGGCGGCATCTTCTTGCCTGATTCCGCCCAGGGAAAACCGCAGGAAGGACGCGTCTTGTCGGTGGGCGATGGTCGCGCGCTGCCCGACGGGGGACGTTCCAAACCCCAGGTTCGCGAAGGCGACCGGGTGATTTTCGCCCGCTACGGCGGTTCGGAAGTGATCGTGGATAACGAAGAACTGCTGATTCTCAGCGAAGACGAGATTCTCGCCGTGCTGGAGTAA
- a CDS encoding MGH1-like glycoside hydrolase domain-containing protein — protein MNDPASPSFTHPNLAEVVRLKASAERTANWKRWGPYLSERQWGTVREDYSAEGNPWTYFPHDHARSRAYRWGEDGLLGVTDRQCRLCFSLALWNGRDAILKERLFGLTGPEGNHGEDVKECYYYLDSTPTHSYMKALYKYPQAAFPYADLVAENARRGKQHREYELADTGVFDENRYFDLFAEYAKGSPNDLLIRITAVNRGPERSTLHLLPTLWFRNTWSWRCELENPTPRPELRRAGDYRIEADHATLGRFELHAAPLPGRQPPVMVFTENETNFARIDNTSRITPHPKDAFHTYLVDGDSSRVNPDQRGTKAALLYQADLAPGESLTFDLRLTLAEEAPSGERFGAPFEQIFTQRRQEADEFYKAVTPAELDPPRQNISRQAYAGLLWSKQFYHYSVKDWLDGDEGQPDPPESRKYGRNRDWRHLYNRDVISMPDKWEYPWYAAWDLAFHMIPFAEVDPDFAKEQLLLLLREWYMHPSGQIPAYEFAFSDVNPPVHAWACWRVYKISAPPGQRDRLFLERVFHKLLLNFTWWVNRKDLDGKHIFAGGFLGLDNIGVFDRSKPLPMGGSLEQADGTAWMAFFCGTMLSMALELARENPAYEDVASKFFEHFIAIADAINNLGGGGLWDEEDGFYYDRVHVDDSETPVKLRSLVGLVPLFAVEILAEEGIEKLPGFQRRMNWFLENRPDLARMISCAEVSNDEAGRSYRHRLLAIPSKERLERMLAYLLDENEFLSPYGIRSLSRAYAEQPYEFRCSGQSFQVKYDPGESTTGMFGGNSNWRGPIWFPMNFLIIEALERYHHFYDGSVQVECPTGSGVKKNLQEIADDLSARLAALFLPDENHRRPSHGDETRYADDPHWRDLVLFYEYFHGDNGRGLGASHQTGWTALASRLLDGSLPLRTPW, from the coding sequence ATGAACGATCCCGCCAGTCCCAGCTTTACCCACCCGAACCTTGCCGAAGTGGTCCGCCTGAAAGCGTCCGCCGAACGCACGGCCAACTGGAAACGCTGGGGGCCGTACCTGTCGGAACGTCAGTGGGGAACCGTTCGCGAAGACTACTCGGCCGAAGGTAATCCCTGGACGTACTTCCCGCACGACCACGCGCGAAGCCGCGCCTATCGCTGGGGCGAAGACGGCCTGCTGGGCGTCACCGATCGGCAGTGCCGGCTCTGCTTCTCGTTGGCCCTGTGGAACGGGCGGGACGCCATCTTGAAGGAGCGGCTGTTCGGGCTGACCGGTCCCGAAGGGAACCACGGCGAGGATGTCAAAGAGTGCTACTACTATCTCGACTCCACGCCGACCCATTCCTACATGAAGGCCCTGTACAAGTATCCGCAGGCCGCCTTTCCTTACGCCGATCTGGTGGCGGAGAACGCCCGCCGGGGTAAGCAGCATCGGGAGTACGAGCTGGCCGATACGGGCGTCTTTGACGAGAACCGCTACTTCGATCTGTTCGCCGAGTACGCCAAAGGCTCCCCCAACGATCTGCTGATTCGGATCACGGCCGTCAATCGCGGGCCCGAGCGGTCGACGCTGCATCTGTTGCCTACGCTCTGGTTTCGCAACACCTGGTCCTGGCGCTGCGAACTGGAAAACCCCACGCCGCGGCCCGAGCTGCGCCGCGCTGGCGATTACCGGATCGAAGCCGACCATGCCACGCTGGGGCGGTTTGAACTGCATGCGGCCCCCCTGCCCGGCCGGCAGCCGCCCGTCATGGTGTTTACCGAGAACGAAACGAACTTTGCCCGGATCGACAACACGTCTCGCATTACGCCGCATCCGAAGGACGCTTTCCACACGTATCTGGTCGACGGCGACAGCTCGCGCGTCAATCCGGACCAGCGCGGCACCAAGGCGGCGCTGTTGTACCAGGCGGACCTGGCCCCGGGCGAGTCGCTCACCTTTGACCTGCGGTTGACCCTCGCAGAGGAAGCCCCCTCGGGCGAGCGTTTTGGCGCCCCGTTTGAGCAGATCTTTACCCAGCGGCGGCAGGAAGCGGACGAGTTTTATAAGGCCGTTACGCCGGCGGAGCTGGACCCGCCGCGGCAGAACATCTCCCGCCAGGCTTATGCGGGTCTGCTGTGGAGCAAGCAGTTTTACCACTACAGCGTGAAAGACTGGCTCGACGGGGACGAAGGCCAGCCGGATCCGCCGGAAAGCCGCAAGTACGGCCGCAATCGGGACTGGCGGCATTTATACAACCGCGATGTGATTTCCATGCCGGACAAGTGGGAGTACCCCTGGTACGCCGCCTGGGATCTGGCCTTCCACATGATCCCGTTCGCCGAGGTCGACCCGGACTTCGCCAAGGAGCAACTCCTGCTGTTGCTGCGGGAATGGTACATGCACCCGAGCGGGCAGATCCCTGCGTATGAGTTCGCCTTTTCCGATGTGAACCCGCCGGTGCATGCCTGGGCCTGCTGGCGTGTGTACAAGATCTCGGCTCCGCCGGGACAGCGGGATCGACTTTTCCTGGAACGGGTGTTCCACAAGCTGCTGCTGAACTTTACCTGGTGGGTGAACCGGAAAGATCTCGATGGCAAGCATATTTTCGCCGGCGGGTTCCTGGGGCTGGATAACATCGGGGTGTTCGACCGTTCCAAGCCGTTGCCGATGGGCGGCAGCCTGGAGCAGGCCGACGGCACCGCCTGGATGGCGTTCTTTTGCGGAACGATGCTCTCCATGGCGCTAGAGCTGGCGCGGGAGAATCCGGCGTACGAGGATGTCGCTTCCAAATTTTTTGAGCACTTCATCGCCATCGCCGACGCTATCAACAACCTGGGCGGAGGCGGCCTGTGGGACGAAGAAGACGGCTTCTACTACGACCGAGTGCATGTGGATGATTCCGAAACGCCCGTCAAGCTGCGCTCGCTGGTGGGTCTGGTTCCGCTTTTCGCGGTGGAAATTCTGGCCGAAGAAGGGATTGAGAAGCTGCCCGGCTTTCAGCGGCGGATGAACTGGTTCCTGGAGAACCGCCCCGACCTGGCCAGGATGATCTCTTGCGCCGAAGTCAGTAACGACGAAGCAGGCCGGTCGTATCGGCATCGACTGCTGGCGATCCCGTCGAAGGAACGCCTGGAACGGATGCTGGCCTACCTGCTGGATGAGAACGAGTTCCTGTCGCCCTACGGCATTCGTTCGCTGTCGCGGGCGTACGCCGAGCAGCCGTACGAGTTCCGCTGCAGCGGCCAGAGCTTCCAGGTGAAGTACGACCCGGGCGAATCGACGACCGGCATGTTCGGCGGCAACTCCAACTGGCGAGGGCCGATCTGGTTCCCGATGAATTTCCTGATCATCGAGGCGCTGGAACGCTACCACCATTTTTACGATGGCAGCGTGCAGGTGGAGTGCCCGACCGGATCGGGCGTGAAGAAGAACCTGCAGGAAATCGCGGACGATCTGTCGGCCCGGCTGGCGGCCCTGTTTTTGCCGGACGAGAACCACCGGCGCCCCAGCCATGGCGACGAAACGCGTTACGCCGACGACCCGCACTGGCGGGACCTGGTACTGTTCTATGAGTACTTCCACGGCGACAACGGCCGCGGCCTGGGCGCCAGTCATCAAACGGGCTGGACCGCCCTGGCCTCCCGCTTGCTCGACGGCTCCCTGCCGCTCCGCACGCCCTGGTAA
- a CDS encoding mercuric reductase has product MLTPLQPLDEFNQQLQANVHPTDWVNPTPAGRYNLVVIGAGTAGLVAAAGAAGLGAKVALIERGLMGGDCLNVGCVPSKALISAARAAASVHRLAQFGGTAAGEASTNRPIDFGAAMERMRRLRARISPADSAQRFADLGVDVYFGQGRFLDSSSIDVAGTRLEFKQAVIATGARAAAPPIEGLDQVAYLTNENLFSLTELPRRLGVIGAGPIGCEMAQAFAQLGSEVFLVETAHGVLPREDREAAAIVEAAMQRDGVRLLCCGRQLKIRNEGGIRLSVESHDRRYDEPVDQLLVAVGRAPNVEGLNLEGVGVEFTKKGVQVNERMQTTNPRIYAAGDICSPYQFTHAADFMARMVIQNALFMGRKKSSNLTIPWCTYTSPEVAHVGLYEQDAEKKGIALDTYVQPLSHVDRAILEGDDEGFVKVHVKKGTDKILGATIVARNAGDLISEITLAMTTGLGLGKIGGAIHPYPTQAEAIRKLGDQYSRTRLTPWVKWLFHKWLSWTR; this is encoded by the coding sequence ATGTTGACTCCCCTGCAACCGCTCGACGAATTTAACCAGCAGCTCCAGGCGAACGTGCACCCAACCGACTGGGTCAATCCGACGCCCGCGGGACGCTACAACCTGGTAGTGATCGGCGCGGGAACCGCCGGCCTGGTCGCCGCGGCCGGAGCCGCTGGCCTGGGCGCCAAGGTGGCGTTGATTGAGCGCGGTCTCATGGGCGGCGACTGTCTGAACGTGGGCTGCGTTCCTTCCAAAGCGCTAATCAGTGCGGCCCGTGCCGCCGCCAGCGTGCATCGGCTGGCGCAGTTTGGCGGGACGGCAGCCGGCGAAGCGTCGACCAACCGGCCGATTGATTTCGGGGCCGCGATGGAACGGATGCGGCGACTACGGGCCCGCATCAGTCCGGCCGATTCGGCGCAGCGTTTTGCTGACCTGGGCGTTGATGTCTATTTCGGCCAGGGACGCTTCCTCGATTCCAGTTCGATCGACGTCGCTGGAACCCGGCTGGAATTCAAACAGGCCGTGATCGCCACCGGAGCAAGAGCCGCCGCGCCGCCGATCGAGGGCCTGGACCAGGTCGCGTATCTGACCAACGAGAACCTCTTCTCGCTGACCGAACTGCCGCGTCGCCTGGGGGTGATTGGAGCGGGGCCGATCGGTTGCGAAATGGCCCAGGCGTTCGCGCAGCTGGGGTCGGAGGTGTTCCTGGTCGAAACGGCCCATGGCGTGCTCCCGCGCGAAGATCGCGAAGCGGCCGCGATTGTGGAAGCGGCCATGCAACGCGACGGCGTGCGGCTGCTCTGCTGCGGTCGCCAGTTAAAAATCCGGAACGAAGGCGGCATCAGGCTCTCGGTCGAATCGCACGATCGCCGGTACGACGAACCGGTCGATCAGCTGCTGGTCGCCGTCGGCAGGGCGCCGAATGTGGAAGGCCTCAACCTGGAAGGCGTCGGCGTAGAGTTCACCAAAAAAGGGGTCCAGGTGAACGAGCGGATGCAAACGACCAACCCCCGGATTTATGCGGCCGGCGATATCTGCTCGCCCTACCAGTTCACGCACGCCGCCGATTTCATGGCCCGCATGGTGATCCAGAACGCCCTGTTTATGGGCCGGAAAAAATCGAGCAACCTGACCATTCCCTGGTGCACGTATACCTCGCCCGAGGTCGCCCATGTGGGACTGTACGAACAGGATGCCGAGAAAAAAGGAATCGCCCTGGATACCTACGTCCAGCCGCTGAGTCATGTCGATCGCGCCATTTTAGAAGGGGACGACGAAGGCTTTGTGAAGGTCCATGTGAAAAAAGGGACCGACAAAATCCTGGGCGCCACGATCGTCGCCCGGAACGCGGGCGATTTGATCTCGGAGATTACCCTGGCGATGACGACCGGCCTGGGGCTGGGGAAAATCGGCGGGGCCATCCATCCCTACCCAACCCAGGCGGAAGCGATTCGCAAGCTGGGCGACCAGTACAGCCGCACGCGGTTGACGCCCTGGGTAAAATGGCTATTCCACAAGTGGCTGTCCTGGACCCGCTAA
- a CDS encoding metallopeptidase family protein: protein MDAETRDYFDEHFDAVVSQLSPTVHRLLDEVTLYVEDYPSPQVLQQTGATRRTLCGLYTGIPITEQRVEFSGVLSDAVYIYREGILQQAINHRGQINEAKLREQIRITVLHELGHHHGLDEDDLTELGYG from the coding sequence ATGGACGCAGAAACCCGCGATTATTTTGACGAGCACTTTGACGCGGTCGTGTCGCAATTGTCGCCCACCGTGCATCGCCTGCTCGACGAAGTCACCCTGTACGTGGAAGACTACCCCTCGCCGCAGGTCCTGCAGCAGACGGGCGCCACCCGACGCACGCTCTGCGGGCTGTACACAGGCATCCCGATCACCGAACAGCGGGTCGAGTTCTCCGGCGTGCTCTCCGACGCCGTTTACATCTATCGCGAAGGCATCCTGCAGCAAGCGATCAACCACCGCGGCCAGATCAACGAAGCGAAACTCCGCGAGCAGATCCGCATCACCGTCCTGCACGAGCTGGGCCATCACCACGGCCTCGATGAAGACGATCTTACGGAACTTGGCTACGGGTAA
- a CDS encoding rhodanese-like domain-containing protein, producing MSQNASAKHFLPLWLRRCRFLPLWGGLLAMLGGCREPDRLQWDEVKQMVRTRFPGVQQLSTEQLAAWQADEERPQPVLLDTRTPEEYAVSHLQGAVLAPDLESALQALGEAPVSTPIVAYCSVGYRSSQLAEELQQHGYGNTFNLEGSLFQWANEHRPLYQNERRVEQAHPYDARWGVLLEAELHADTPKQATSP from the coding sequence ATGTCTCAAAACGCTTCCGCTAAACATTTTCTGCCGCTCTGGCTACGTCGCTGCCGATTCCTGCCCTTGTGGGGAGGTCTGCTGGCGATGCTGGGCGGATGTCGCGAACCGGACCGTCTGCAGTGGGACGAGGTCAAGCAGATGGTGCGCACCCGGTTCCCCGGCGTGCAGCAGCTATCGACCGAGCAACTGGCCGCCTGGCAGGCCGATGAGGAACGGCCGCAGCCCGTGCTGCTGGATACGCGTACGCCGGAAGAATACGCGGTCAGCCATCTCCAGGGCGCCGTACTGGCGCCTGATCTGGAATCGGCCCTGCAGGCGCTGGGAGAGGCGCCTGTGTCCACGCCGATTGTGGCGTACTGTTCGGTCGGCTACCGCTCCAGCCAGCTGGCGGAGGAGCTGCAGCAGCACGGTTACGGCAACACGTTCAATCTGGAAGGCTCCCTGTTCCAATGGGCGAACGAGCATCGTCCGCTGTACCAGAACGAACGCCGCGTGGAACAGGCCCATCCGTACGACGCCAGGTGGGGCGTCCTGCTGGAGGCAGAGCTGCATGCCGATACCCCTAAGCAGGCGACGTCACCCTGA